The Callithrix jacchus isolate 240 chromosome 7, calJac240_pri, whole genome shotgun sequence DNA window ctactgcacctggctaattttttgcgtttttagtagacagggttttgccactccaggctggtctcaaactcctgaccttcagtcaTGTAACCcatttggccttctaaagtgttggaattacaggcatgagccactactcccgaCCTGTTATGTAatcttttaaacacataaaagcccttctttcttgcaggctgtgcagaagctggctacaggctgggtgtggcccaCCGCTCATCGTTTACCACCACTGAGCCATACCTTAGGTGGCAAATGCTTGAGATGGAACATTGGTGAGATGGTGAGCTGGGGATCCTATGGTGTGGCCATGGCCAGCTTTGAGGAGAAAGTACAGTTCAAGCAAGAGCCACGGGGCCAGTGTGGAAAGAGAGCTCCAGGTGGGGGCTCCACTGCACAGAGGACTGGGAGAGGgatgtgcctggcctgtttgtttttgagatggagtctcattctccgtcacccaggctggagtgccatggtgtgatctcagctcactgcaacctctctcaaattcaagtgattgtcctgcctcagcctgccaagttgctgggattacaagcattcaccaccatacccagctaatttttgtatctttagtagaggtgggatttcactgtattacccaggctggtctcagaatcctgggctccagagactcggtgctgggattacgggcatgagccaccgtgcctgtcctgtTTGAATAGCAAGGTGGTGTGGCTGATGCGACTGGGAGGTTCCAAGGCTAGGGAATGAGAGGAGGACTCTGGCTTCTGCTCTGACCTACGAAGGCTGTGATCACCCTTTCACTTCAAAAGGCCCCTTTTGTCCCTGTGTTGAGAACACGGGGGTGGTGGATAGAAATGGGGAACCCAGTCTAGAGCAGGGGTCTGGGGACCAAATATCCTTTTCCCTCACAGCCATGATGCCCACCAGGAACCGGGCTACAGGCAAGGGGGCCGCCCCTTCTTCCATGCAGGTGGTGGTGCAGAGCATCTGGATtctggctctgcctcttcctgggatATCTCTGCATcggctctgtgtgcctcagtttccccagctgtagaaTAGGGACCGGACCCACATCATGGGGAAAAGGCTCCACGTAATACAAGTTCCTGCTCCTGCCGCCTTGCGGTCAGAatgtaggctgaggaagggaagagCTCCCAGGGCGGGGCTTTGGCTTGTTGAACAATCACCTGCCTGGTTATTCGCCTACCCGGTGATTGGAATCTCGTGGGGATaccaaaaaatggatttaaatggCAGTGAGGGTGTCGAAGCTGCTTCCTTCCCCCAGCTGCAGGTCCTCTGGGCTCCCTAAAAGGTAAGCGAGTCCACCTGCCCGTCCCCCTCAGTGGCCCATCAACAACAGAGCGTGCAATATTTCTCTTCCCACTTCACCCCCACAGGAGCCGAGATCTCCCTGATCATTCAGATCTCTCAGGCTTGACCCTACTGTACATATTGAGAAAGTTCCAGTCCTCCCCTCAACTGTAGAAATTTCCTAGACCTGTCTGTCAGGcacactggcttatgcctgtaatctcagcactttgggcagatcacttgaggtcgggagttcgagaccagcctagccaacatggtgaaacactgactctactaaaaatttagaaatcagccaggcatggcagtgagtgcatgtagttccagctactctggaggctgagaaaggagaatcacttaaacccaggaggcagaggtagctggGAATCGAAATCGTACCACTATACTCgagcttgggaaacagaatgacattctgtctcaaaaaaacaaaagaatttcctACACCTTCCAGCTGCTATTTTTTGCATCCAGACACAGAGTCCCCATGCTGCCCAAGACCCAGGGGGCAGATCAGACATGACATAAGATATCTGTGTCATCAAAATAGGGCAGCTTGTTTCTGTCCCGGCATCACCCACCACCTCCGCTGTCATGTCAGCCTCTGTGCTCCTCCAGCTCATTATGGGATTTTCTAGAACAAGGACAGCCCTCCCCAAGATGCACCCCAATGCTCTCCATGGTAGAGCTCTTCCTGCAGACCTCTGAGCTCCCCCTCTGCAGCCAAAGAAAGCACGGCTCAGCAGCTTGTCCTGTGGGTTCCCTCTAGGAACTACTCAGTGGTGGTGACGCAGCTGCTGCCTGGGGGCGAtgtggtgtgggggtgggggactggcTACCTGATGAAGGAGAAGCTGCCGTGGCCACTCCGACAACTGTCCAGGGCCAACATGCCATCCGAGTTCTACCGGCTCAGGTGCCGCCTGCTGCAGGGTCTCTGGAGGAATGAGTCCTGCCCCGGGCTGTGCCACCCTACTCCCTGGGAGCCCCCACCCCGTGGGCACAACAGCAGGGCCATGCAGGGGCAGGGACTGTGGGGGCACAGGGAAGCCTGCAGAGGCCTGTGGCATTACCGTGCTAGTCCCAGAGCTTATTGGACTTTCCAAGGTCCTATGGGACTAGGGCTGAGGCTGCACATCCTGCTTTTCTCCAGATTATATGACCTTGCCCAGCAGTGCAGCTAAGGGCGGTGCTGGGATGACGAGCTCTGGGCTCCCGAGAAGCTTGCCTGTGGCTCAGGTGAGTCTGCTAACATCCGTGGACTCAGCTTCCTTTACTGTGAAATGCAGGTAACCACGTGGCTTACTCACGTGGGTAAGGAGCATGTATGGTTTTTAATGCACGAGGAAGCCCCTCATGTCCGTGtgggagccaccgtacccaggctTGGCAAGTAGCGGTTTATCGGTGTGCGACTCACATGGAAGTCTACGGCTCCATAGAAGCGTGGGTGTAGTCAGGTCAAAGCAGCACGctgatcttgtaaaaaaaaaaaaaaaaaaaaaaaaaacagcctggtcttgaagtcctgtgcGTGTGACCATGGgcttctctgtgcccctcagTTCTGACAGCTGACCACGGGGCCGGTAGCGCCTCCTTTGGGATGCTGGCCCTGGCCAACAGGTGTCTGGCTGTGCATTATGGATGGTGCTTTCCTACCATGGGCACGAACACCCCCAAGGCACAGCTCAGGGGCTACACTGGCTGGACTGGTCAGACCTGTTCCTTCACAGGCCATCTCTTCCCTACCATGAACAGGGCTGGTCTGCAGGACACCAGTGTCATGTTTGAGGTAGCCGTTGGCCATCCACTTAAACGGTCAATGTTTTTTCCCCACCTGAGCAGCTTCCTTGAGATTAAATGGatgacttgtataattttttttttttttttgagactaggtctcactctgttgtcatggttggagtgcagcggtgcgctTTCAGCTCCCCGCACCCttgacctcttgggttcaagtgatcctccttcctcagcctcgcaaagtgctgggatggcttagcaccaccgtgcccggccgatgtGTGAATTTTAAGTGCACGATTCATTGGCTTCCagtttattcagagttgtgcatgtcttaccacaattgtttttaaaagctaccAGTCTGCCTGCTGTGTCCATGGCTGTGCCTGCTCTGGACATCCGATGTAAACAGAAGGATGACCATGTGGCCTCTGAGCCAGGCTATGTTACTTAGCACAGCAGTTTTGTAGTGGGTCTGGGGACTCCATTCCTCGTTAGGGCTGAATCGGGCCATAGCCCTTCAGCTCACGTCATCCTGAAGCTGGTGGGGGATCACTGGGCCTCTGGCTGCCGCACCAGGGGAgggggactcctggcctcagggcagGCCAAGCCAAGGCTCTAGGCAATGGGGTACCCAGAAGGCATCGTGCTCCCACTGCGGTGGGTGGATCTGGCTCCACTCAGCGTGCCTCTGTGGCTGCTTCTCCCCAGACCACGCCCTGGTTGCCGGGGCCCAGCACGTGGTGACTTTTGACGGCCGGGTGTGGGACCTCAGCGTCCAGTGCAGCAGCATCCTCCTGTCCCAAGACTTTGCTCACAGCACATTCTCACGGATGCTGAGTCGGACAGGCTTGGGGCTCATGGCCCTGACCTTGGAGCTGAACCATGTGACCTCATCTACTCCAGCCTTTAGGTAAGGAGGAGAGGCCCAAGCTTTCCCTGGAGACCTATGCCTGTGGCAGGTTGCCTGGGGGATGGCACTTTGAAGCTCGTCCCCTGGCTGTCAGTCATCCCTCCTGCCCACTTCCTCCGGTCCACAGGCCTACAGGCTGTACAACTCCTCCATGCCACGGGATAGCCGTCCAGACCTCCGgctgccttttgccatgaaaagGAGGGAGGTCCCCAGGATTGAGCCGGCCAGTGAGGACGGGGTCTCCATGTCCTGTGACATGGCCACCGGCCTCTGCAGCCTGACTGTGCACCTGTGGCACCACGGTTAATCTGGGCCCTGGCAGAGTTGGCCCCACCATCAAAATCCTGTTCGGGATGCACCATTCTCAGCTTCCAGTGCAACAGGTCCCCGAGCTGTAGGCAGCCACTGTGGTTGAGAGGCTGGCACCAAGGCCCAGGCTTTCTTCCCGCATCCCTTGGATATATGGCTCCAAGGTGGAGTTGGCCTTTCTGTGGTCCCTCTGCCAAAGAACACAAAGGGCAGGCCTGGATTCTGGCCACTCGTGCTGACGATGTGGAGAGGGGATGGGGGGACACATGCTGTCCTCAGTCTCtgtgctttctctccttcttctgaTGAGGGTTTGGGGCCAGAGCTCTGGGAGTCTGGGGTGGAGGGATTTTACCAATCCTTCGTGTGCCTGAGGCTCATCTCTCATCCAGGACCCCTGGTGGAGGATCAGGGGCTCTCAGGATCACctcatctttcctcctccccacaggcaTATCCGCTGGCCTCCTGGACACCAGCGACAACGAAGCAGGAACTGATCTGATGTTGTCGGACGGCTCTGTGGCTCAGAGCCTGGAGGAGCTCAGCCCGGCctggcaggtgagcaggtgcacctgcttttcttccctcCGGCTGAGTGTCTCGAGGGCCGCTCACTGCAGAGTCCCAGGAGCGGCAGGTGGCCTGCCGGCTCTGCAGTGGTCTTTGCAGACCCAGGGTTGGGTGGAGTCTCCCGCTAAGGCCAATGTATGTGGGGGAGCCACATGGTTCAGCTGCATGCATGAGTCTTGCGTCTGTCCCACCAGGTGGATGGTGACTGCAGGGCCACCGAGAAGCCTGAGCCGACctgcccaggacagagccccGCCCACCGGGCCTTCTTTCAAGACCCCTCATCCAGCTTGGGGAACTGCTTCCGGGTGGTGAGTGTGAGCCTGTGCCCTGGAGCACAGCAAGCTCTTTCCCCAATCTACCCTGGGTATTGGCATGGAGCAGAGGCCTAGGCTAGAGACAGTGACTGGGTGGCCCTGATTTCAGATGGAGCCTGCACCATTCCTTAGCCTTTGTGTGCAGGACTCCTGTGGCACCTGGGAGCTCCAGCCTGCCTGTACTCTGGCAGCCACCTATATCGACCTCTGTGCCTGCAGCTTCGTGTCCCTGACCCTCCTCCACAATGCGGTAAAGTGTCCCATCTGGCGGGCACTCTGCCCCCTGTCTGGCATCTGCCTTCCAGCCAGAGGGAaaacctgtctctctctctctctctctctctctctctcatcagaaAGAGCAAATAATTGTCATTTAAGGAGCTAAGAgtcaaaacaaatcatttaagGCCTGATACAGCCTGgatgtgtgtctcctccaaatctgaTTATTGTTAGAGGGTGTACATCCCTCATGGATGGTTTAGCATCCTGCGTTTGGTGAagtgtgagttcttgctctatttgtTCAACTGAGAGCAGTTTGTTTATAAAGAGCcttgcctctcctctctctctttgcacACACTCCCATTTCTACCACGATCAtaagcttcccaaggcctcaccagaaggcaagcagatgctggagctgtgcttgtacagcctgtagaactgtgagtcaattatatgtcttatttatgatctacccaggctggagtgcagtggcacaatctctctttcacctcccagattcaagcaatactcctccctcagcctcccaaaaataccggcaggtatttttgtagagatgatgtttttctaagttgtccaggccggtcatgaatttctgacctctggtgatccacctccctcagcctcccaaagtgctggatgacaggcgtgagccaccacgcccagcctcacgaGGGATTTGAATGTCCACTATCGTTTAGGGAAAATGCTCAGCCCccgtttttcctctgctctcctacTTCAAAAATCATCATCCACACAGAAGATGACTTCTATGAGCAAACGTGTGGGGATTCGTCTCCACTACCAGGGCGGACCtctaattcagttctgacactagcTACCTTGAGATCCTTCAGCCAGCGCCACATACAATCGCCACAGCCAGAGCCCCATTAAAAGGGCATAAATGTCAGTTTCAACAAGAGGAGTGGACTTCCAAGGGCTACAGATGCCAGAATTCGTGGCTGCCATCCGTAGACATTTAAAACTTAATCGGAAAATATAACAaagggaggatgaaatgagatgatccAACTCGTCTCAAAGAAacgacaggccaggtgtggcggctcatccatgtaatcccagcacttgggaggctaagatgagcggaccacctaaggtcaggagtttgagaccaatctggccaacatggtgaaaacccatgtctactaaaaatacaaaaatcagccaggagtggttgtgtgtgcttttaatcccagctactcagaaggctgaggcaggagaaatgcttgaacccagaaggtggaggtggcagcgagccaagatcttgccaccgcactccagcccggtgacagagtgagagtctgtttaaaaaaaaattccagaataaaAACAGAGAGGATCCAGGATCCTTCGAGTCTGGAGGCACAATCCGCAAGACAATAAATCCATCCGTACCTAGACCCATTCAACACAATTGCAGAAACGACAAAGGAAAGGTCCTAAAAGCTACTGAAGAGGGTGGAAAGAAGCAAGAACATGTTGACAATTGCTTTCCCACCGGCAGTAACAGAAGACAGTGGAGTAACAGAAAGTAAGCATGAGATTAGAGATGATCCCCAGGTCAACTATTGCTGAATGAAATAACCTCTCAGCACTGATCTGTCTAGGATCTCTTTACCACAAACGAACACTAACTCAATGGACACATCCACTTGTTTATTTATGTACTGTGTGTGTCTGCTTTCCTGCTATAGGGGCCGAGTATCTACAAGGGAGACCACATTTTTGCCCTGTGAAAGACTCAATTCGGAGGATGAAAAGATAAGCTACAGATTgggaaaaatgtttacaaaccacCTATCAGACCAAGAACCCATCTCCAGAGACTCATCTCTACAATACATAAATAACTCAAATCTCAAAAGTAGGCCAcagttgtattcccagcactttgtgaggctgaggcgagatGGCTCGAACccgggagctcaaggctgcagtgagctatgacttcACTCCCGgatgcat harbors:
- the LOC144577181 gene encoding uncharacterized protein LOC144577181 — its product is MGTEEALQSPAGPVWPHSQAVQKLATGWVWPTAHRLPPLSHTLGGKCLRWNIGEMVSWGSYGVAMASFEEKVQFKQEPRGQCGKRAPDYMTLPSSAAKGGAGMTSSGLPRSLPVAQTTPWLPGPSTW